From the Candidatus Saccharibacteria bacterium genome, the window GTAGTGCTGAGAGGTGAAATAAAAACCCCCATAAGCACCACCAGCCAGTGCAGCAATAATAAAGGCGACGAGTACATATTTATTGATAGATACGGTATTTTTCATATTTAATATCTCGGAACAGGATTCTCTCTACAATCGAAATTACTTTTAATGTCCTGTTGATAGTATGCATCCAAGGATGCAGATGATTTAAGACCACTCCACGTACTGCTAGGCATGCCACAATAATGATAATAGGTACTGCCAAGCTTGATGACCAAATACTCGTTCACACTATCATACCAAGCACCTTTTACAGTTGAGTCTGACTTGTCGAGTGGCTCAAAATTGCTAGCTGAAATATTTACTTTATCATCACGGTATTTAACATTCACATAGCCAGAGCCAGGGGATGCAAAGATTGCATATAGTATAACAACACCTATTAGTATCGCGAGTCCGATATATACCCATGAATAGTTTTCTTTATGCTGTGTCATTTCGTTAGCGTAGCCTTTACCCGCTTAGAAACAAGGAAGTATGGGATCCAGATACAAGAAAAGATAATGGCTCGACCAATAGACCCACCTTGCTTACTCATCTCGCTATCGACATTTATGTTGTACTCGCTAAAGATTGAGCTTGCCCATGCGTAATCTACGACACCAAGAACTATATTTGCCACCAAGAATGCGATAGCAACATGTTTGGCGAGTCGTTTATGCTGCGCAAGGAGCACAATTAACCAGATTGCTACAGCGGCTAGTGCTGCGAACTGGAAGACTTCAAACCATAGAGCAGGCATCATGGCCGCAACGAACCCGGGAGCTTGTGACCTTACAGATTCAATCTCGTTGAATGCGGATGGGTACGTAAAGATTTGAAAGATATTATAAATGATCGCGATACCTAGCCCGACAATAAAGTATGCCAGCCAGCCTTCAAGTCCGATCTTCTGATCGCGTCGTTGCTCTTTTGTTATTTTGTCGGGATTAGTGGTTTTTGTAAGGTAGGAATCTCCAGGCGACAATTGATTTTTCAGCTTTTCTGCTTTCGCATAAGTTTCGCCACGCATATCTATCGCTTGATTGATAAAATCTAGCGCATCATCGTCATGTCCATTGAAGTAATGAACTAACGCCTGTAACTCATAAAGTTTATATCTCGCCGTACCGATTTCGTCACTATATTGGTACTTTTCAGCTAAGGAATCGAGTCGTTTTTGAACTAGAGCCAGTAGTGCTTTATCTTTTTCGCGAGATGTTGCATCTTTGAGGTTTGCCTCGACGACTTTAATTTGTTCTATATAAGTCTGGCGAGTTTTTGAGTGTGGAAGTTGCACTATTCTAAATCTCCCCAGTCTCGCGAATCTTTATCTTTTGTAGCAGTCGCAGTACTCCCTTGAGGATTGCGACGCTTATTGAGAATGATAATACCGAAGACGAGGCATGGCACAAAAGCTAGCATGCTTCCGGCACCGAGTAGGAACAGTACGACATTCGAGATAGTCCGAAACATTGACGTATTGTCACTGCCGTTCAGTTCCTGTCCGTCTACACCTTGCGCTATGCTTGCACCATCCGAAAGACTTGGTGATGAAGTATCAGACACGGGCGCGGAGCCTGCAAGAATAAAGTTGATAATTGCATACAAAATAATTGATAATATGAGTCCGAGTGCTGGCCCGATAATCAAAAATATTGGTAGTTTTAGGCTTTGTTTTTGTTGCGTCATTACTCTAGGTCTCCCCATGTTCGTTTAGTGTCATCTGGCTGCTCGATATCTATAACTTCATCGTGTCGGGTTGCGTGTTTTTCGGCACGAGTAAGAGCATATGTAAACAGTAGTTGAATAACCAATGAGATGATGAGGATAGTAACAAGCACAGGGAATGCTTGCCCGAGAGTCATGCCGAATATACCAATACAGATCATAAGTGCGACAACACCGAGTGCAAGGAAAAATGTTGTCATACCTGTCGAGGTATTGTCCTGTTCTTTAGATGCCATGTATTGCCATGGCGCAAGCACAACAGCATAGAGCCATAGGAGACTTGCCCAAAGCGGTGCGGATGGCGAGCTTAACGCAATATCTGCGATGTAATATGTCGAGACAGCGATAAGCCCATACGTATACGCAATACCCAGCAAGCCAAAGATGAAAAACAATACATATTTACGCTTTTCGGCAAAAGCCGCCGCTGGTGCGGCAAAGAGCAAGCTAGGCATAAGGAATAGACCAATAATCATCGCGCCAAACATCATATAGAGTAAGCCACCGATAAATAGTGACCACTCACCAGCGACCATTAGCCATATACCGCCAACAATTCCACCGAGTACGTTCAGTATGAGAATAGGAGCGCTTAGCGCTGTAATGAGACCGGTAAAGAATCGTTCCATATTAACACCTACGAACCCTGGCAGTATGTTGAACCGTTCTCAAGGAGAATAGTGATTGAGTAAGCACGCTCAGATGATGCACCATCGCAGTTTTTACCGACTGAATAGACGGCGCTATCTGTTGTTGGGTCACCCTCACTAGTGAGAGCTGTAACCTGACCAAGACTAGAGGTTGAAAGATCGCTTGGAGCTGGAAGCTGTCCGCGATTAGTCGTTTGGAAGTTCAGTACATCAGTAGTCAAAACGGTAACGTCATTTTTACGGGCAGTATCGCGCTGGCTCTTCTGTAATGCGGGAAGTGCAGCTTGTACCATCCAAACGATCAGTAAGCTAATAACGATGCCAATGACGCCCGTAACAATACCCGCTACTGCCTTTTTGTGACCTTGTTTCTTGAGAGAGTTCACGCCAAGGATAATAGCAATAACACCTAAAGGAATGCCAATATACCATACGATAGAAGCAACGATTGCCAAAATGCCAAGTACTAATGCCGCCGTTGAGTGTCCTTGACCACCCGTCTGTTCTGTTTTGCTCGCTTCTGACATGTCGTATGTTCCTCACTTTCTCTAAAATTAAAAAAACGACAACCATTCTAGGTTGTCTAGGCCAAACAACAAGAGTCAAGCTCCAGTGTCTTTCGAATGGTTGCCGCTTTCAAAGCTTGACCAAGATCAAAAGACCTTTCGTGTTGTTTAACCTAGACATTTCCGATTATAGCTGTTAGTGGTCAGTTTTACTACATGCATCAGCTATTTATCAGTAAATATTTTTTCGCGTTGCTTCCTTACCCGTTCTGGTTGATTGTAGGTAGAATGACGGTAATAATCTCGTCAGTCTCCTGTTGAGTCAGTGGTCGTCTCTTCTTTTTCGAACTCATACGATGAAATCCTCGATATATTCAATCAAGGCGGGGTGAGCATCAAGTGAATTCGCCAGCCCCTGCGGTGCTGTAAATCCACGCTTCTTCAACTCTTTGAGAGGGATAACCCCATCCTCAGCTTCACCTAAAAGCTTCAAGCGAAAAATTCGTGGAAAGCTTGCGAGGTCTTTAGGGTAGACACCCCCAGCCCAGAATCGACGGTCATCAATTTTAGTGGCCATCGTAATATCGTCAGCCACCACTTCCAACTTATAAACTATTCCACCTCGCCCACGGGGAGGGATAACTTCGTATACATACACGAAATCACCAACCTCAAACTTATTGTTCGTTACCCAGTCCATTTGGCCATTAGTTTGAAGCGATGCCTCGGCATTGTAGGTTGCTGGATTTGATGCGATTACCCATGTACTCATAGTTACGCCCTTGTGAAAGTTAGTGATGAACGGTCGATATACTTATTGCAGGTATTTAGGACATATTGAGACAGGTACTTATCGGAAACTTCTGTGCAGTAGAAACTAAACAGTTCTGTCGGCAATAGCATGTTCGTGTCCGAATACCAGTTAGTGCGGTCTTTGATCCACTCGTCATTCCCGTAAAGCGTCATAAGCTGGCTCGTCAGGTCATGTAGCGTTTGCTGGTCAAGCTGCGCTTGCCAGATGTGGTGCAAATACTCGTGCGCTACAACAGTTTTTTCATAGGTTGGATCGACGCCCTTTTTGACAGTGATCGTACCGTATGAGAAGGTGCCGTCGCTATTTATGACTGGTGAGTATTCACCATTGGTCGTGGCATTATCATACCCGTCTACATACTTCATAGTTACATTATCAGTAAGCTCGTCTTTACCACCGACGGCATGCAGTATGGCGACTATGTTGTCATCGCGTGACACCGGCGGCTTAATTGCCTCAGGATTGCGCGTAATGAAAGCCATTGTTAGTCCTGTAGCAAAGATACCAACCCAAATATATACGCCAAGAACTTTTGCGCCTGATCGGAAGAATAGACGCTTACGCGTCTTTAGTAGCCACTTAACGAGTAGTAGCACGGCAACTAGAATGGTCACGAAACCAAAGAAGTATAGCTCAAGGAGGAATATACCTTGCGTGCCTACGGTATCAGCAAACTCTTTATTCTGAATATTGTTCGTTAGCACGACCCCAAGGATAGATAGCATCACAATGAATGCAGGAACAGCTATTACGATTGGCCATATTGCTGCCCACGATAGTCCATAGAGGAATCGACGAAGCCTGGTTGGTTTTTTGTTCTCAGTCTTTTCTTTTACTTCGGTACTCATGGCTCGATTATACAATAAAAAGTATTATTAATTAATCTCTTCACTTCACGTACTCGTTCATTATACGGGTCGAGCAAACGCATCAAGGTCGTATTCACCCCTGAATACGATTTTTCTTTTAATTGATGTATTCAAGGGGAATCTCCACCTGTGACGCCTTTGCCATGCGACCCCGTACTGGCAAGCCGTTACGTAAAGTAAAGGAGGAAGACATGACTAGCGTAGCTCTAGAATCATCAACTGTAACCACCGAGTACAACGGGTGGACTAATCGCGAGACGTGGCTCACGAACCTGTGGCTGAACAACG encodes:
- a CDS encoding KTSC domain-containing protein; translation: MTQHKENYSWVYIGLAILIGVVILYAIFASPGSGYVNVKYRDDKVNISASNFEPLDKSDSTVKGAWYDSVNEYLVIKLGSTYYHYCGMPSSTWSGLKSSASLDAYYQQDIKSNFDCRENPVPRY
- a CDS encoding DUF2569 domain-containing protein; its protein translation is MQLPHSKTRQTYIEQIKVVEANLKDATSREKDKALLALVQKRLDSLAEKYQYSDEIGTARYKLYELQALVHYFNGHDDDALDFINQAIDMRGETYAKAEKLKNQLSPGDSYLTKTTNPDKITKEQRRDQKIGLEGWLAYFIVGLGIAIIYNIFQIFTYPSAFNEIESVRSQAPGFVAAMMPALWFEVFQFAALAAVAIWLIVLLAQHKRLAKHVAIAFLVANIVLGVVDYAWASSIFSEYNINVDSEMSKQGGSIGRAIIFSCIWIPYFLVSKRVKATLTK
- a CDS encoding DUF4190 domain-containing protein, which encodes MSEASKTEQTGGQGHSTAALVLGILAIVASIVWYIGIPLGVIAIILGVNSLKKQGHKKAVAGIVTGVIGIVISLLIVWMVQAALPALQKSQRDTARKNDVTVLTTDVLNFQTTNRGQLPAPSDLSTSSLGQVTALTSEGDPTTDSAVYSVGKNCDGASSERAYSITILLENGSTYCQGS